TCGAACGCGCTCGACCAGGCGGTCGACGCGTTCTCGACGCGCAGGCGCTGGTCGCGGCGGATGAACTGCTGGTGGGCGTTGCGGATGAGCCCGCCCGGCAGCAGATGCGCCTCGACGAGCATCTGGAAGCCGTTGCAGATGCCGAGGATCGGCATGCCCTGCGCGGCCGCGTCCTTGACCTCCGCCATGATCGGCGCGTGCGCCGCGATGGCGCCGGCGCGCAGGTAGTCGCCGTAGCTGAAGCCTCCGGGCAGCACGAGTGCGTCGACGCCGTCGAGATCGTGCGATCCGTGCCACAGCGCCACGGGCTCGCCGCCCGCGAGGCGCACGGCGCGCTGCGCGTCCCGGTCGTCC
The Microbacterium sp. JZ31 genome window above contains:
- the purQ gene encoding phosphoribosylformylglycinamidine synthase subunit PurQ, whose protein sequence is MTARIGVITFPGSLDDRDAQRAVRLAGGEPVALWHGSHDLDGVDALVLPGGFSYGDYLRAGAIAAHAPIMAEVKDAAAQGMPILGICNGFQMLVEAHLLPGGLIRNAHQQFIRRDQRLRVENASTAWSSAFEVGQEIVIPLKNADGGYIADDETLRRIEGEGQVVFRYLGVNPNGSLNDIAGLTNERGNVVGLMPHPEHAVEPGFGPGTVAAMRSGVDGLGFFTSAIAATVAQAA